One genomic region from Coregonus clupeaformis isolate EN_2021a unplaced genomic scaffold, ASM2061545v1 scaf0705, whole genome shotgun sequence encodes:
- the LOC121536030 gene encoding calcitonin gene-related peptide type 1 receptor isoform X1, which translates to MDANAIFSLLLLCSVTELCVLASPEGNDSQQQHYPQNVYHDIGVTRNTIVTAQFECYQKIMKNDKHNKIGPVCNRTWDGWLCWEDTEAGFTTNQHCPDYFQDFDTAEMASKVCSETGDWFLHPESNRTWTNYTKCTAYTSAGRVTAMNLYYLVLIGHGLSLTSLFFSLGIFFHFKSLSCQRITLHKNLFFSFVLNSVITIIWLTAVANNQGLVQSNPVSMITNNQGLVQSNPVSMITNNQGLVQSNPVSMITNNQGLVQSNPVSMITNNQGLVQSNPVSMITNNQGLVQSNPVSMITNNQGLVQSNPVSMITNNQGLVQSNPVSMMTNNQGLVQSNPVSCKVIMFIHLYLFGCNYFWMLCEGIYLHTLIVVAVFAEKQLLMWYYLLGWGFPLIPALIHAIARSYYYNDNCWISSNTSLLYIIHGPICAALLVNLFFLLNIVRVLITKLKVTHQAESSLYMKAVRATLILVPLLGIQFVLFPYKPQGRVALEIYDYIMNILMHYQGLLVATIFCFFNGEVQGVLRRHWNQQRIQFGSNFAHADVFRSASYVASSLTEVHRCYSIDGHTEHMNGKNSYHDIETVTPIILRSENLFA; encoded by the exons ATGGATGCTAACGCCATATTCTCACTTCTGTTGCTGTGTTCTGTCACTGAG CTGTGTGTGTTGGCGAGCCCTGAGGGGAATGACTCCCAGCAGCAGCACTATCCCCAGAACGTCTACCACGACATCGGTGTCACCAGGAACACAATAGTCACTGCTCAGTTTGAGTGCTATCAGAAGATCATGAAAAACGACAAACACAACAAAATAG GGCCAGTTTGTAACAGGACGTGGGATGGCTGGCTGTGCTGGGAGGACACAGAGGCAGGCTTCACTACAAACCAGCACTGTCCAGACTACTTCCAAGACTTTGACACAGCAG AAATGGCGTCCAAAGTGTGCAGTGAAACGGGTGATTGGTTTCTACACCCAGAGAGCAACAGGACATGGACAAACTACACCAAATGTACAGCATACACCAGCGCAGGAAGAGTG ACAGCGATGAATCTCTACTACCTGGTTCTGATTGGACATGGACTGTCGCTGACGTCATTGTTCTTCTCATTGGGAATCTTTTTTCATTTCAA GAGTCTAAGCTGCCAGAGGATAACGCTCCACAAAAACCTATTTTTTTCATTTGTGTTGAACTCAGTCATCACCATCATCTGGTTGACAGCGGTGGCTAACAACCAGGGACTAGTACAGAGCAACCCTGTGAGTATGATAACTAACAACCAGGGACTAGTACAGAGCAACCCTGTGAGTATGATAACTAACAACCAGGGACTAGTACAGAGCAACCCTGTGAGTATGATAACTAACAACCAGGGACTAGTACAGAGCAACCCTGTGAGTATGATAACTAACAACCAGGGACTAGTACAGAGCAACCCTGTGAGTATGATAACTAACAACCAGGGACTAGTACAGAGCAACCCTGTGAGTATGATAACTAACAACCAGGGACTAGTACAGAGCAACCCTGTGAGTATGATTACTAACAACCAGGGACTAGTACAGAGCAACCCTGTGAGTATGATGACTAACAACCAGGGACTAGTACAGAGCAACCCT gtgagcTGTAAGGTGATCATGTTTATTCACCTGTACCTGTTTGGCTGTAACTACTTCTGGATGCTGTGTGAGGGCATCTACCTGCACACCCTCATCGTCGTGGCCGTGTTCGCTGAGAAACAACTCCTCATGTGGTACTACCTGCTCGGATGGG GATTTCCACTCATACCTGCATTGATACATGCAATAGCACGAAGCTACTACTACAATGATAA ttGTTGGATCAGCTCAAACACATCCCTGCTGTATATCATCCACGGTCCCATCTGTGCTGCCCTGCTG gtgAATCTGTTCTTCCTGTTGAATATTGTGCGTGTCCTCATCACCAAGCTGAAG GTGACCCACCAGGCTGAATCTAGCCTCTACATGAAGGCTGTGAGAGCCACCCTGATCCTGGTCCCTCTCCTGGGCATCCAGTTTGTCTTGTTCCCCTACAAACCCCAGGGACGCGTCGCCTTGGAGATCTACGACTATATTATGAACATCCTCATGCACTACCAG GGTCTCCTGGTTGCCACCATCTTCTGCTTCTTCAATGGGGAG GTCCAAGGTGTTTTGCGAAGGCACTGGAACCAGCAGAGGATCCAGTTTGGTAGTAACTTCGCCCACGCAGATGTCTTCCGCTCAGCCTCATACGTGGCGTCATCTCTGACGGAGGTGCACCGCTGCTACAGCATTGACGGGCACACCGAACACATGAACGGCAAGAACAGCTACCACGACATCGAGACTGTGACACCCATCATACTCCGGTCGGAAAACCTGTTTGCCTGA
- the LOC121536030 gene encoding calcitonin gene-related peptide type 1 receptor isoform X2, whose product MDANAIFSLLLLCSVTELCVLASPEGNDSQQQHYPQNVYHDIGVTRNTIVTAQFECYQKIMKNDKHNKIGPVCNRTWDGWLCWEDTEAGFTTNQHCPDYFQDFDTAEMASKVCSETGDWFLHPESNRTWTNYTKCTAYTSAGRVTAMNLYYLVLIGHGLSLTSLFFSLGIFFHFKSLSCQRITLHKNLFFSFVLNSVITIIWLTAVANNQGLVQSNPVSCKVIMFIHLYLFGCNYFWMLCEGIYLHTLIVVAVFAEKQLLMWYYLLGWGFPLIPALIHAIARSYYYNDNCWISSNTSLLYIIHGPICAALLVNLFFLLNIVRVLITKLKVTHQAESSLYMKAVRATLILVPLLGIQFVLFPYKPQGRVALEIYDYIMNILMHYQGLLVATIFCFFNGEVQGVLRRHWNQQRIQFGSNFAHADVFRSASYVASSLTEVHRCYSIDGHTEHMNGKNSYHDIETVTPIILRSENLFA is encoded by the exons ATGGATGCTAACGCCATATTCTCACTTCTGTTGCTGTGTTCTGTCACTGAG CTGTGTGTGTTGGCGAGCCCTGAGGGGAATGACTCCCAGCAGCAGCACTATCCCCAGAACGTCTACCACGACATCGGTGTCACCAGGAACACAATAGTCACTGCTCAGTTTGAGTGCTATCAGAAGATCATGAAAAACGACAAACACAACAAAATAG GGCCAGTTTGTAACAGGACGTGGGATGGCTGGCTGTGCTGGGAGGACACAGAGGCAGGCTTCACTACAAACCAGCACTGTCCAGACTACTTCCAAGACTTTGACACAGCAG AAATGGCGTCCAAAGTGTGCAGTGAAACGGGTGATTGGTTTCTACACCCAGAGAGCAACAGGACATGGACAAACTACACCAAATGTACAGCATACACCAGCGCAGGAAGAGTG ACAGCGATGAATCTCTACTACCTGGTTCTGATTGGACATGGACTGTCGCTGACGTCATTGTTCTTCTCATTGGGAATCTTTTTTCATTTCAA GAGTCTAAGCTGCCAGAGGATAACGCTCCACAAAAACCTATTTTTTTCATTTGTGTTGAACTCAGTCATCACCATCATCTGGTTGACAGCGGTGGCTAACAACCAGGGACTAGTACAGAGCAACCCT gtgagcTGTAAGGTGATCATGTTTATTCACCTGTACCTGTTTGGCTGTAACTACTTCTGGATGCTGTGTGAGGGCATCTACCTGCACACCCTCATCGTCGTGGCCGTGTTCGCTGAGAAACAACTCCTCATGTGGTACTACCTGCTCGGATGGG GATTTCCACTCATACCTGCATTGATACATGCAATAGCACGAAGCTACTACTACAATGATAA ttGTTGGATCAGCTCAAACACATCCCTGCTGTATATCATCCACGGTCCCATCTGTGCTGCCCTGCTG gtgAATCTGTTCTTCCTGTTGAATATTGTGCGTGTCCTCATCACCAAGCTGAAG GTGACCCACCAGGCTGAATCTAGCCTCTACATGAAGGCTGTGAGAGCCACCCTGATCCTGGTCCCTCTCCTGGGCATCCAGTTTGTCTTGTTCCCCTACAAACCCCAGGGACGCGTCGCCTTGGAGATCTACGACTATATTATGAACATCCTCATGCACTACCAG GGTCTCCTGGTTGCCACCATCTTCTGCTTCTTCAATGGGGAG GTCCAAGGTGTTTTGCGAAGGCACTGGAACCAGCAGAGGATCCAGTTTGGTAGTAACTTCGCCCACGCAGATGTCTTCCGCTCAGCCTCATACGTGGCGTCATCTCTGACGGAGGTGCACCGCTGCTACAGCATTGACGGGCACACCGAACACATGAACGGCAAGAACAGCTACCACGACATCGAGACTGTGACACCCATCATACTCCGGTCGGAAAACCTGTTTGCCTGA